cagaaatattttcaaaaactttttttttccagtatggATTGAAGGCCCTGATTTTACCACAGTGCAATATATCAATGTAGCAAAATTGTActtgtaccccatgaatatatataattaaaaaaactatttttttccagCCAATTATTATTACTTACTAGATATTAGGCTCTGTTCTGAATCTTAATTTAATTCCTCCAAAGAATCTTATGAGATAGGTAGGAATAATTGCTTCTATTCTGTTATCCTTATGTTGCTGTTATGAAACCAAGGCACGGAAAGGTTAGTTAACTTACTGAAGAAAATGATTGTGCTGGATTTTTATTCTAGCCATTCTGGAATAACAACTACACAACCTTGTCTGAGCCAAGGAAACATATGGTGTGGCAACTGTTACCATCTTTTTAGGAATAGCAGCACTCCTAATGTTTGCTGCAGGGGAAAAGGAATCTCAGAATTTGCCTGATccctataatttttttcctaaatattttgaaatatcttttagatgtatttttaaaatttaaggatGTTTTGTTCCATTCAtacagcagaattttttttttttttttctttcttgagacagagtctcactctgtcacccaggctggaatgcagtggcatgatctcagctcactgcaacctctgcctactgggttcaagcgattttactgcctcagcctcctaagcagctgagactacaggcacacaccaccatacacgcctaattttttttgtatttttagtagagatggagtttcaccatgttggccaggcaggtctcgaactcctgacctcaaataagccgccctcctcggcctcccaaagtgctggtattacaggtgtgagccactgctcccggccaaatttttaacttgttttgttattgttaagacagggtctcagtctgacACCAAGGCTGGTATGCAGtagtgtgaccatggctcactgcagtctcaacctcctgagctcaagtgatcctcccacctcagcctcccgagtagctgggacaaccacgcctggctcatgtctttctattatttattgaaacgagttctggctatgttgcccaggctggtcttgaactccagagccccggcgatccacccacctcagtgtccAAAAGGTTTATCAGGTCTGAGACACCATCCCTGGCCAGATTTCTAACTTTTGAATTCacatattcatttattctctttatCATTCAGGAAGAAATGTGGGGATGGGTAGCCTTGAAGCATCATCCACCAAGTTATTTTACACACCAGATTTAgatacaaagtatttttttatttttattttttaaatcaaattctaACTTTTACTCTGAAGATACTAAAAAGAATTTTGGGGTCTTTAATTCATACTTTGGGGACAGAGGAATAAGTATCAATATTTGTATAACTTTCAGTGCAAGTCACGTAAGCTAACGTTAGTCTATTGAGTTAAATATCCTTGATTTATTCCTTAAACTGAGTCACCACAtcggcactttttttttttttttttttttttttttccagacggagccttgccttgttgcccaggctggaatgcagtggtgcgatctcggctcactgcaacctccgcctcccgggttcaagcgattcttctgcacCAGCCTCACaggtaggtgggaccacaggcacacgccaccatgcccggctaaattttgtatttttagtagagacggggtttcaccattttggtcaggctggtctcaaattcctgacctcgtgatccgcctactccggcctcccaaagtgctgggattgcaggcgtgagccaccgcgcccggccaaatggcACTTTCATAAAACAGTAAATAACCAACTTCACTACTGCCCCAAGAGATTTACTATGTATATGAAGGCACCTGTTTTAAGTATGAGTATAATGTTACACAAAGAAGTGTAAATTTGGGTTCACAATTTTATcattaaaacaaatgtaaaatactttGTGTTTTCTGTGTACTATTAAGGAAGTATTCAAGGGAATTTTGAAAATCATATTTAATTACTATCATGTTtgtaaaatttttgaaacaaatgtttAAGAGAGGATAATGTCAAAAATTATCTTTCCAGCCAGACCTgatggctcacgccagtaatcctagcatttggggaggacaaggtgggccgatcgcttaagcccaggagttcaagaccagcctggacaacatagggaaagcccatctctaccaaatacacaaaattagtcaggtgtggtcgtgcacaactgtagtcccagctacttgagaggctgaggtgggaggatcacttgagctcggggaAGTGTAGCTACCATGAGCCatcatggtgccactgcattccagtctgggaaaacgaaaacaaaacaaaacaaaaaacaagaaaagaaaaagaaaagaaattttctgtcgaaatatctttatttttaacaaatcaaaatgtattaatacTGTTTATGGGAGAGTGCCCACACAAGTACAGCAAGCCTAGCAAGTTCAAGTTAAGAAAActtttagtaaaataatttaaactgaaaagaaaaagcagagattTTCTCCTAGAAGAGTAAGGAGtggaagtaaaagaaaaaccCAGCAGAGACATAGGTTATGCTACAGAACCAAAGATGTGCCAATAGCAATGACAgtttaattcagaaaaaaataaatcagaaaaatgggTATTTTAAGATTGAATATGCCTGAATTCTTCCCAGAGtggaaaaatccattttaaatatatatatatatatatatatatatatatatatatatacatccttTAATATTTGTTCCGACATTCATTGTTTTTGAGTCATTGTCATTGAGAAAAGTTTAGAAAGGAGATATTAGGAGCAGGAAATAGAAAGTAAATGaagtatcaaaataaaaatggggttttataaatgatataatgGGCAAAATAAAGGAAAGGCATCCTAGACCTCTGGTTTAAATGAAGATGGCACTTGGCAAGATGTGTTCCAGGGTGGTTCACATGAGGTATGTTTTCAGAGAATTGTCATATTGCatatgttgctttattttttattttcatgaattaaAAGGCATGTTGAGATTTCAGAGTTTTACTTATGATCTTGGACTCTGCACTTTTTCTCTGTAATGTTTGACATTTGTTCCTAGCTAAGTCTCTAGTTATAAGGTATGTGTTGTGGCATGTGGATAGTGAGTGGAAAAACCTAATAACTCAATTTGGGGCAGAAGAATGTAATCAATTATTTCAGAAGTGATACAAACAATATGACATTTAGAGCATTCTGGCCTTTCCTGGgtcttttttctccattcctggaTTTCTTTTCATGTGAGCAAGTCTGAGGTTACTATATGATGTCTCTCACAGGCCACAGTTCATTATAAATATTACCAATGGATATTCAATTATTAACCAGAGAGAGGTGGGTGgggttgggtttttgttttttaaacaaaagcgGATTTTATGGGCATTCTGGAAAGCTCCAGCAGGAAGCTaagaataaaattttgaattGAGAAGTCCCTTTCTTCAAATCACATTCAGACCCAATTCtgctattctatttatttttcaagggGATTAGCCTTATTTTAACACCAATAATCTTATCACAAAAACCTCCCAGAAGAAGACCCTGTAGACTTTGTAATGACCTTAATCAAGTATTAGCCCTACACTTCAATTAATCCCCAACTGTACAAAACGTATGTCCTTTTCTCTAAAGCTGGAGCAAGTTGAAAGTGGATTAAAAATGGTGGGAAGGGAACAGTGTTTGGAATTTCAGGCACACCAGACAGGCACAGCAGGCCAGGAAGAGCGTCCCGGGAAAACATTTTTTCCAGACTTAAGTTTATGTTTCCTATTTCTCTCACAGACTTCTGCACAAAAAtgagtcattcaataaatatttgaatcgAGATAGGGAAGGTGACGAGGAAGAAGTTTGCACTTAtgaggttttaatttgcaattattTGGCTATCTTTTTGCCTTCTCAAATATAGGATCTTTAGGAGTGAAACTTCATAGCCAAACTTATACTTTGTCCAGCACAGAGAAGGCCATCAAAATGCctggtataaataaaaatattaaaatgattgaGAGGTTAAGTCCCTTGACCTATAAATCTGACCTCCTTTAAACATTATTTGTACTTTCCCCAATAAACTATTACGTAATTTATTAGTTATTaagtggaaataaaaagaaatttggaatGGGGCTGTGCTTAGCGTCATTAAGCTGACAGGAATACAGTGCATTCAGCTTGTAGAGACCCTTCCAGTCCCACGAAGAGCGAAGTCTCACTGGCCAATCAAAACAATGAACTCTTAATGAAAGTTTTCTTGCTCCACCCACTTGGTGAcctaatttgaaaaatgaaaaaatccgCCCCAACTCATGTTGTTTTCAATCAGGTCCGCCAAGTTTGTATTTAAGGGACCGTGTGCATTCGTAACTTCCACTGCTGTGGAAATCATGTCTGGTCGCGGCAAAGGCGGAAAAGGGTTGGGGAAGGGTGGTGCTAAGCGCCATCGTAAGGTGCTCCGGGATAACATCCAGGGCATTACAAAGCCTGCTATTCGCCGTTTGGCTCGGCGTGGTGGCGTCAAGCGCATTTCCGGCCTCATCTATGAGGAAACTCGAGGTGTGCTTAAGGTTTTCTTAGAGAACGTTATTCGAGACGCTGTCACCTATACGGAGCACGCCAAGCGCAAAACTGTCACAGCCATGGATGTAGTATACGCTCTAAAACGTCAGGGGCGCACTTTGTATGGCTTCGGCGGCTGAATCTATGAATACGCGGTCtcctggaatttaaaaaaaaaaaaaaaaaaaaaaaaaaggcccttttCAGGGCCGCTCACAAAGTCGTCTAAAGAGCTGAAATGCGTTGCGAGAATGTGAGTCTGGATGGCAGAATTCACTGATAACTTAAATAAGAATGATCTGTGTTTACAATGACCGGCCACATTTTGACAAAATTTTGAAGCAGAAAGTAGGCACAGAGGTAAGCGCTAATAAAGTGGCTCCAGAAAAGAAGCATTTGCTGGGCTCACTGGGTCACaactgtaatccaagcactttggtaggccaaggcgggtgaatcacgtgGTCCAgcgttcaacaccagcctggccaagacggccAAACCccagtctactaaaaatacaaaaattagccaggtgtggtggcaggcgcctgtaatcgcagctacttgggaggctgagccagagaactgcttgaacccgggagacggaggttgcagtgagcagagattgtgccactgcactccatgcactccagcctgggtgacagctgggtgagagagtgagtctccaaaaaaaaaaaaaaaaaaaaaaaaaaaaaagtggtctaaTAATCCTCAGAACTGGAGGAAGAACCACAAgtggttgattttgtttttaaccttaTGTATGCCAGGCATGCTAGCCTTGTATACATCCAAGGCTAAATGAGCAAAGGTGCAGGAAGCCATCTTGAGGGATTCGCATATTCTTGAGAGACTGGCCAGCTGCTGAGAGAAGTCAGTTGTTCATCCTCACTGTATATGATGAAAATCCGGTGACAGTCCATTGCTGGGCACAGAATTTAGACAAAAGGACTCTCTGCTATGTCAGGCAAGTGAGGCATATTTTTGCACAATCCTTGTCATTCCAAACTCATTGGGAAACAATACACTTACACGCAAACAGGAAAGGTCTGTGGTTGATGTTATCTATACAAGTTTAAAACATAATGTTTAGTTGTTTCTCATTATAGGacacaagttttaaaaagatgCCAAACTATACAAATAAGTTCAGAAAAGTGAGGTACTATTGAACCATCTGGAAAACATACATGTATGTGAAATAATGCAATGCATAGTTTTGCAGGGGACTTTGTTCAAAGTTTCTCGAAATACCATGGTCCAAGATAGACTAACATTGACTGAATATTTTTGATGGTCTGTAAGAATACTAAATCACAAATcaagggaaaattaaaataaactatgtTTGTTTAAAGAGAAACGTACTTTAGCTCAGACTTCGAGACTTAAAACAATTTTGTGATTCAGGAAGGTTGAATTCAGACCCTAACTGGGCAGCCTCCAACATTTTCATTAAGGTTTggattcttaaaatttttcagtcTTCGGAATGCTCTGGCAGTCTGATGaaacttacacttttttttttttttttttgagacagagtctcgctgtgtcgcccaggctggtgtgtgcagtggtgcgatctcggctcactgcaagctctgcctcccaggttcacgccattctcctgcctcagcctcccgagtagctggggctacaggtgcccgccaccatgcccagctaatttttttgtatttttagtagagatggggtttcaccatgttagccaggatggtctcgatctcctgacctcgtgatccgcctacctcggcctcccaaactgctggggttacaagcgtgagccaccacaccagacccAGATTCTTTTCATAAATAAGATACGTAAAGTAATTCATAAGGTTACAACTGTATTAGatcaataatattaaaataattatcaaaccACTTGACAGTGTGTTTTTGTTGATATATCAAATAtctgataataatagtactttgGAAATAAGCACGATTTTCAAGATTCTTGCAACAACTATAACCTACAAATTTGTTATTTCTGTCAGTCACACTCAATGGAAGAAAATTATACATTTCAGCTACAGTTAAtgaatagataaaaaaaaaaaaccaactccccTAATCCATATTCTGGGACACCATGATTCCTATTTATTGATCCCTTGAAGTCGGTGGACAGCATATTAAGAAACAACAGTTATAATGACACCACAGAAAGACTAGAATGTAGTACTtctgtttaagaaaataaataaaagtatcagCAAATTGTTTGGATGCTGAATTGCTCTCCACTCCCTTCCTTGACACTGGCATTTCCAGAACTTAGATGCTCTTATATGTAAAAGCCTACTCTAGTGCACCATTGAGTTTTTCAGGACTGGACATCAGATTTTGTAGTTCTTGGACCTCTAGGTATACACCACGTCTCTGACAAGaagccctttttcttttttaactttctttttttttttttaagttttgagacaaggtctcactgtcatccaggctggagtgaagtagcacgatcatagcttactgtaccCTTAAAAGCCTGGGCGCAGGGACTAAGGGAGAGTGCcaaccatgcttgactaatttacttttttgtaaaaCCAGTAGTCTCTAACCTTTTTGACACCAGAGACTGGTTTTGTCTAAGACAAATATACCACGGACGAAGGGATGCAGGGGCTGGGGGTGATGGTTTCTGGACTAAAACTGCTCcaacctcagatcatcaggcattagattgtCACAAGGAGCCTGAAAGCTAGTTGCCTTGCATGCGccattcacaatagggtttgagCTTATGAGCATCTAATGCTGCAGCTAACCTAACAGgcggtggagctcaggtggttaATATTCGCTCACCCCTCAGCTGTGCGGCCCAACTCGTAACGTGCCACGGACAAGAACCGGTACCGGTCGGTGGCT
This is a stretch of genomic DNA from Rhinopithecus roxellana isolate Shanxi Qingling chromosome 4, ASM756505v1, whole genome shotgun sequence. It encodes these proteins:
- the LOC104663636 gene encoding histone H4, encoding MSGRGKGGKGLGKGGAKRHRKVLRDNIQGITKPAIRRLARRGGVKRISGLIYEETRGVLKVFLENVIRDAVTYTEHAKRKTVTAMDVVYALKRQGRTLYGFGG